Sequence from the Pecten maximus chromosome 8, xPecMax1.1, whole genome shotgun sequence genome:
taattttacatacatataatacatttatttttacaagatgacatatatttacatattagagagagagaaagagagagagagagagagagacgaAGTTCAAACTTTTCACTTATCAAAACACTCTGCTGTTTCTAAAGTTCATCACATCCTGTGCCATGGTTAGCTCTCTCCGTCCGCTTCTGATGCCTCCTGGAAATTTGATTATCTTTTGCCATCGGCATCGGAATAGATATGATAAGCACAAataaatttacacagatatatatagagagataaggGGAATTAAAATCTATACAATAAAACACGTGAACAATAGTGCATTGAACACAgtcattagtacatgtattgttatattttgagtATAGTGACACGGACAAGGACGAACGGAAACTTTTCCTTTAATCCATGATGATTCTGTTTAATGCTGAAAGTGACTATAACCTGACAAAAAGTCTATTTACtcaactaaaaaaaatatttgtgcaTGAGTAAATTATTCTTTGCATACATAGCATTTTATGGTTTATGTATTGAAATCTAGAGTATTTTGATTGagtaacaataatacatgttatattttatatatttagtaGAAAGAGACAGGCAGACTAAGAtccttaaaaaataataataatcaaatatatttgtaggAAAGAGTCAGGCCttaaaaaacattaaagaaaaccAGACTGATGTTTTCAATAGGTATGGTAGGTTGTATAGGAaaaggagttacctcccttgcaaagttgttggtttggttttgttttttatcaggCCTTATGTCGTAATATTTACAAATCAATAATCACATCACATACAAATTGATGTTATAgaagtgaattttatttgtatttgagtatttttttgtgtatttgagtgtatttgagtatatttgagtgtatttgagtaaaaaGTCAAGGGATACTAAAAAAGATAGGTCTGATCACTGGCCCATAATATAACCACTACTTTGCAGTAAACAAAAGACAAGACACTGATCTGAGGTCTAGCCCATCTATGATTTTGTTTACAACGTTCACAAATATAAGTATAGAACGTTATCTTTAAACCAACCCTGCATGCACCAAGTTACATCCCTGGATGATAAACTGAAAAGCATTTAAAACATGGGATTTTTTCAAATGCTGAGATGACTCTTTGCGGCATTTGCAGCAACTGGTACATCTGATTAACATAGGGATTCTGATGCATGTATTTGATCGCTGGCCCAccattcatgaaaaaaaaaggtttgcACATACTTTCTTTAGCTCATTTAAATTTCCATATAGAGAGTGGAGCACAGCATTAAAAATTCTCCgtaatcagtatatatagtttcCTGGTTTTAATTCCAATTTTAATGAACTGCATATATGAACTGTATTGATTCtcatattatatcatcatttattaaggtattttttttatccttcagcaattttttttttttttttgtcatgttttttttaatgttttgtgcAAAAGATAAAGAGGCTTTTAAAGAAATGACATCACATGGGGTTGGGACACAAAAAGATCATATCCAAGGCTTTTATTATTACCTTATAATAAAGTAGGGAATTTAGCAGGGTTTAGTTTTGTGTTGATGGCAAATTTTATTAAAAGATTCCTTTCACAATGAAaaccatatacattgtagacaAATACTTTTGCACGCCACAGATATATAACAGGCTGAGAGCatgataatttttatttattttaatgcaCCCAGTGCAGTCTGCTAGTGATTTCACCTAGGACCTTTGACTTACTCTGGCTGTCTTAAACTCATGTACACTCGACCAATCGAGCTAAAGAAAAGTTCATTTCTCCCTAGTCGAGTGGCATATTGCAGCTAATTATATTTACCAACTTGTAATTGCCATGCATGGTAATTACATACAATTACATCCTCTAGGAAAAAAGTGTCTGAGTTTCTAGGGCTAACAGCTGCTATATGCATGTGGAGAAAATTTGTATTATTTCCCAGGTCTCGATGTGGATGCCAATAAAATTAACAGATGGATCCAAAAGATCATGgcaaattgtatttatttcaagGCCACTGATCATGATAaggatcgaacccaggactgGTTAATAATTACTAGTCCATTAAAGGGCATGCAGTCCTTTGATTGCACTAGTAAGCAAGTCCAATCGAGGTGAGAGAATTCGAAGTTTTTCCCTAGCCTTAATTATATACTTACACACAGTTAATTTCATTTCAGGCAAGTGTTGTGATCACTCTCTGTGACAACAGTACAGATGTGGAACTTCTCACACTTCAGCAGCGCTACCAATGCATGGTTTACTATGGCAACGCCCTTTACAACATGTCACAGTACCTCAAGGCAGAGGTAATCAAAGGCTTTTGTACCTGAATTGGTTGTATTCCAATAATGCTTTAAATCATACAGGAGTGTATATTTGTTAGTTATTCATAGGCAATAAAGAGATGATAACTATAGTTtcctataatatataattaagcCTTTAGTAGTGTGTCCAGattgtgacatttcagtgagaTGGCCATGACATCCCTTGACCAATGTGTGACTCCCATTATCTAATAAGGATATACTGTGTATGGGGCGGGGTCATACTCCTGTAGTGTAAGCTTTAATTTGTCTGTCTTGTCATCAGGAAAAGTCACAATTCAGTGTCATATCACTTACTGGCTATCCTCATTTCAGTACAGGTATTCAATAAACTTTTCATCAGGTGTGGGAACCTGTATGTTCTGATAGAGACATGTTTTAAGTTCAATATCAAGGCCACCTATTACTGAATTAGCTTGGAAAAACTGACTACCTGTGTCTGTTTCAATTGAAGATGAAACAGTCTCAAAATGTAGTAGAATTTGATATGGAATTGTACATGTTTCAAATGTCAATAAATCATTTCTCATGTAGCCATTCTGATTTGTTATCATCATTAAATATTGTGTATAgccattttatatatattgaatttttttatctttgatagTTTGGAAccttttatatatgttttatgacTTATGGAAGttgtagtacatatacatgtttcatgagaaaaaaaaatcaattaggGTTTATTGAAGGTTACTCTAGCATTTTTCTTATCAAGGTGACACACAATATTGTAATACTAAAGAGTTGTTCTGCTTCTGATTTGTCATCATTAGTAaggtattacaaaatatttcataaattggGTTTGTTCCAGGACACATACAAGAAAGCTATAATTCTAAGGAAGGGTTTCAacaagtcaaaggtcaaaggtggGCCACCATGTCACATGGTAAGTACAGTCTGGTGTACAGTTCacaacaaataatgaaataattataatgaGCAGGTTAACGTAAAGAACTAGTacttaataataattaaaagaaCTTGATAAAAACACTTTGATTATATAAATGCCATTTGGGAAGAAATATACATCttcaaataattttgaattgcCTCCCTGTCAATTTTGCTTGGTACCATTATATTGTGTCACCTTAAGGTTAAGAGATCCATGATCTTCCCATTCAGGAAGAAAATATTCTTATAAAAGTGAATTTAGTAAAATGAAATTCTATACAATTCTGCTCTCAAAGGAAAACACTTAATACTGTAAACACTTTGAAATAAGATATAACGTTGAAGAAAgatcaaagggaggtaacttttACAGGAGCTGACCTCAGAGGTTGAAGTGAAGTACAAGATGTACCAGTGTTTGTTACAACAGAAGCAATACAAAGAAGCCATGTCTGTGGTGAGTGTCTGACTAATCCCGGTCTACACATTCTAGAATACTTCGATTTCCAATGCTACATATACACCACGGACAGCTATAAACAGTGCTTCTATTAAGGAGAAATGCTTAAAACTGATCCCACTGTATAGAAAACAGAACAGTATTATTACATTACAGGATCTGTCTCATGTAACTTCTCAAAATATTGAAGTGTTTGGCTATGTCCTGTACAGGTTATTTGTacaatagatattatatatctatacatggtaATTCTGTAATCAGTCAAGTGATGTTTTAAAACTGAAGAATTTACATgataatttgtataaattagGAAATTATATCAGAGACAATTGAGATATGTACACAGTCATGACGATGTGATAATGTGATGCTCATGTCTGTTCCTCAAAGCTGGAGGGAATCAGCTCACGTCAGAGAAACCCAAAGATTCACCTGGCTCTAGCCAAACTGTACCTGAGGGCAGGAATGGACCGGTCAGCAATAACAAGCTACAAGGAGGTCATCAGGTCAGAACTGTGTTGATTAGAGTGGTCAGTTATtgaacatttcaataagtaGGTTTTATCACAAAGCCTGTTGTACTATGCCTTACGTTTTTCAGTTTTGTTCTCATAAATGTGAGTTATTGTGGCCAAGAGTATCTTACATTTTTGGCTATGCCATACTAAATTTATCAAACCTCTCCTGTAAGATTTTCTATTTCTCACATACTGTCTGTGTAATACACTAATATATCCAGTGTGTGTCTCATTGATCATTGTAAAACAATTGGAATTGTTAAGCTGTAAACAATGTTTGATTTGCTTTTATAATGTTGCATTTGTTTTTTAAGGGTTTGTCCTCTGGCATTGGAAGCTCTGAACGGTTTACTTGGTCTAGGGGTCAAGGGTTCAGATGTAGCGACTCTTGTGATAAATGGTCTTCCTCATGGCACACCCAATGATTGGTGAGTGTTCAGCTGGCTGATATCATTTCCGTCATCATTTTCAGTCCTTttcatattatcattatatataacttacagtTTAATAACTGTTGATTGAACTTAAATTTGTTTATCAATTGTACAGTGTTAAAGTTTTCCATTTAGCTAGGATTTCAGCACACTTACTTTCTAAGTACAAGCGCTGCCATAACCAAAGCTGGAAATGGCCATCCCATCACACATTTCAGATTCTAAATTTTTCTCTATATTTTACTGTTAATTGAATTGGACTTTGAGAAGCAGGGACATGCAAgttatgattatatatttatgtgtaattCTTGATTCTGTAACATTCTGAAAAAATGATGGAATTATGTTGATGCAATTGAATTATAATATTAAACAGTAAATAAAACAGACATTGTATCTTTTACAGGCTATCAATGTGGATCAAAGGACAAGCACATTTGTCGTCTCGAGAGTTCAGCAGTGCTGTCGCAACATTCCAACTGATGGACACAAAAGCTTACCTCAAAGATAATGTTCTCCTAGTTAACAGTCTGGCCGAGGCCCTCTTCTATGATGGTCGCTACTCTGGTGCTCTACAAGCCTTCCAAAGGGTAAAATCCAACACTGGTCACTCGTACCTCATTAAATAACAACTGAACTtagatatgtaccaatgtctATTTTGACAATATTGAAACTTAGTCTTTTGTCAACTTAATTGAAGACAATATCAAAACTAGAATAGATGTTTGAAAGCCTGACCAGCCATAAGTGTGTTTTTATCTTACCTGTGACAAATCATGAAGCAACACTATGGTGTTACTTTTCTGGTGGCGACAGTGAAGTTGTCAACATTTTACTTTAAAAGTTGTGTATCTAGATccatttctcaaaaagtataaTTTCAACTTAAGCCAAACTTGGTGTATAGTTAGATCATAAAGTAGACGATACAGCCTTTATTTACAGAATATAAATCCAGAATTTTTGGTCCAGTGACGGGAAATTAGGAATACATGTACTGGGAATCTTGACTTTACAGTTTTTTGTTACCCCAGTTTCTAATAAAGACTGAATGTTATTTCAATTAAACTTGGAATATAGTTTATTGAATTATGGACATGATAACACACACTACAGATTACCTCAATTTTAacgttttgttgtattttggtGTTAGAAACctaagattttgaaaaaaattgatataaaatcttTTTTTGCTTCTCCAATTGACTTAAAAATTAGGTATAGTCAAATTCGAATGAAGTCGAATGAGTAAAAAAATGTTTCTCTCACTTTGGTgtaaaaatcacaaatttagttgaattttgagaattagtgattctgtgaaatttgatatgtgtTTTGCAATTCATGATATTTACACCAGTCTATAGTTATCCAGGACGCTTCCATACTTTCTAGCAGAGGTTCTTTTAgttgtttttggaaaaaaaatactgaaattttaatgaattttggagtttgcttGATTTAAACTTATACTGGCAAAGTTGGACAGACGAAACATAACATGTATATCTTGTTGGTACAGGTACATGCTCTGGACCCACTTCAGGTGAAGAATATGGATCTATATTCCTACCTCCTATCCAAAGAAGATAAAGTGAAAGAATTACAAAGGTTAACCAGTGTGATATTTAAGATTggatttttttcatgaaaaaaaaaaaccaaaacaaaaaagcaGTGAGATTCCaaagttgtatatatacagtacattgtacatatcaatagaatttttttcatatttaagaaAACAAAAGCTACAATAAAGAAAGTAGAAAACTGGGGTTTCCACAAATGTCCATATGATTGGAAATTAAATGAGCATTACAATACTACAGAACAACTGTTGAAGTAAAAGCCATGGTCATGTATTTATTGCTAATCAAATAAATCATTAGATGAGGTTAATTAAGATGTAACTTGTGATGTTGTAGGTTATCCCAGCGCCTAATGAAGATCACAGAATATGCTGCAGAATCCTGGATCTCCATTGGATATTTCTCTATGGTCACTCACAAGGAATCTCGAACCAGGACTGTTTACTTTGCACAAAAAGTATGATAATTGATTGTCACATGCTTCTGTACAATATTAACAGGGTAGAAATGTACCGCGGTATGTCATATATACTAATGAATCTTCACTAgtacatacagtcaaacctgtaatagcggacacccttatatagcggacacctgtccataacagACAGTTCCATGAATtcccaatgaaaatcactatataaatatcatgtatatagcggacaccttcctaatgcggacaCTTATTATTGTCtgtaaagttgttaaaaattctGTATAGACATATTGTGTGTAAAAAGTTTCTAGATAACCAGCAGAGCCTTAATTACTCAACtcccctggcagcaatgctaactATGGAAGTCACTACATCAGTCACaaattgtcctgttacctgtaacaatgggcagtaattacaagagagtgaccgatcgccatcagcagaggtgtttgtttacaCAACCCCACCAGTGAGAGCTAAGCTTAGCCATTCAACTATGgcctagacaacaagaatggtcaggtgGTACTTAAATAATTATCGAGACCaacaaaagagggacaaagcaatagttatgtctgtcataattgttttacttacaaaaacaACCGTATGAAAATCTGACAGGGCGCAACTGGCAAGCACATGGTTGTCAGCCGCCATTTTCTCACACTCGAAACTCCCCGGAATATGACTAAGCAACATATTAAGAACAGCTGAAGAGTTCtgagtgtctttgtatacactatagtAATAGACAGAACCAGAAAACGGtgtttattaaattaaattcctacatggatttcagaaaatatgtctcaaaataaatACTTAGGGACTATAAAtatcagaggaaaatgcactttcatttataaagggttaatgttgtaatagaaaagatatttcaaacatattttttttcccaaaatattgatgattaatgAAAATCGTTTTAATAAGAATTACCTTTACTCTTTTGACTATattgagtatttgtctgaatagatattcagtatagtatgatattgtgaagattcTTTTTTGAAACTATAgacttaatataaattattcaaaatatcaacttcaatttttgtgtcggatgaatgattgaaaattaattaagcatttatctttaattatttgtcttttattcatttgttttagtgtttaaatataattaatcaggagatatatagtgtactgtaatcagactttggtttgtttcttcgaatcgtttataagggacataacttgttgaacctctatataaaggacacctctataaaggacacttttgccttgtcccttaggtgtcctttatacacaggtttgactgtagttctCTTGATAAAAATTGGATTTTGATTTGTTTCAGCATTAGTAATCAATTTAAAGTATTGCTCTGAATGATACATGTTTTGGCCATTACTACCATACACAATTGTTTCAGGCCAACAACTTGGATTCTTTTAACATAGAGGCATATCTACTGAAGGGGGCAGCACTGTTAGAACTGAAGAAAAGTCAGGACGCCTCTCTGCACTTCCAGGAGGCTCTGAGACTGGCCCCACACAGATACGAGGCCTACC
This genomic interval carries:
- the LOC117333093 gene encoding anaphase-promoting complex subunit 7-like, whose amino-acid sequence is MNLFDHVKQLHDSELYQDLSQLASVVITLCDNSTDVELLTLQQRYQCMVYYGNALYNMSQYLKAEDTYKKAIILRKGFNKSKVKGGPPCHMELTSEVEVKYKMYQCLLQQKQYKEAMSVLEGISSRQRNPKIHLALAKLYLRAGMDRSAITSYKEVIRVCPLALEALNGLLGLGVKGSDVATLVINGLPHGTPNDWLSMWIKGQAHLSSREFSSAVATFQLMDTKAYLKDNVLLVNSLAEALFYDGRYSGALQAFQRVHALDPLQVKNMDLYSYLLSKEDKVKELQRLSQRLMKITEYAAESWISIGYFSMVTHKESRTRTVYFAQKANNLDSFNIEAYLLKGAALLELKKSQDASLHFQEALRLAPHRYEAYLGLINCYMASHRTREALSWAGKAIKILGNNARTLTLYASVLSKEPTMTAKAKPYLEKAMKMDPNFLDPVYIMADILSREHQYEKGIELLRKQLQTQSTCQLHRTLGDFLGCTNEHLEAIDQYSIALSLDPTNSRAREGMERVEKQSDMGLMGLSLENSYDVDDIEGSDNDGDFDNSNSDVESTWSETEYT